A genomic window from Daphnia carinata strain CSIRO-1 chromosome 9, CSIRO_AGI_Dcar_HiC_V3, whole genome shotgun sequence includes:
- the LOC130688845 gene encoding transportin-1-like, with protein sequence MFNMAETWSPQEDGLCQILQLLKESQSPDNATQRAVQQKLEELNKYPDFNNYLIFVLTKLTSEDEPTRSLSGLILKNNVRAHFHKFPAPVADFIRSECLSAIGDPSPLIRATVGILITTISSRGELANWPELLPKLCQMLDSQDYNVCEGSFGALQKICEDSSEILDSDALNRPLNILIPKFLQFFQHSSSKIRSHALACVNQFIMSRTQALMIHIDAFLQGLMHLAADDDAEVRKNVCRALVMLLDVRMDRLVPHMHNIIEYMLGRTQDGNETVALEACEFWLSLADQPICKEVLSPHLAKLVPVLVKGMRYSEIDIILLKGDVEEDEMIPDREQDIRPRFHKSRTHTLHRDGAESGRPANADGEIPEDEEDLEEGDEDDGMDSDSALSDWNLRKCSAAALDVLANVFKDDLLPVLLPILKETLFHADWEIKESGILALGAIAEGCMTGMVAHLPELVPFLINCLSEKKALVRAITCWTLSRYAHWVVGQPHDQYLKPLMTELLKRILDGNKRVQEAACSAFATLEEEACTELVPYLGFILETLVYAFSKYQHKNLLILYDAIGTLADSVGHHLNKPDYINLLMPPLITKWNVLKDEDKDLFPLLECLSSVATALQSGFLPYCEPVFRRCISLVEQTLNQHIASMQQPDQFEAPDKDFMIVALDLLSGLTEGLGGHIERLIVASNIMQLLYQSMQDPMPEVRQSSFALLGDLTKACFQHVLSCLPEFLPILGQNLNPEFISVCNNATWAIGEIAVKLGNEMHNYIPLFLNQLIAIINRPNTPKTLLENTAITLGRLGFVCPHDVAPHLQQFAQRWCMSLRNIRDNEEKDSAFRGMCNMIAVNPGGIVHDFIFFCDAVASWVSPRPDLKEQFVKILQGFKSQVGEEGWKRFTDQFPPPLRERMSQQYGV encoded by the exons ATGTTCAACATGGCCGAAACTTGGTCGCCACAAGAAGATGGCCTGTGTCAAATCTTACAGTTACTAAAAGAATCCCAATCACCCGATAATGCTACCCAGCGTGCAGTTCAACAG AAATTGGAAGAACTTAATAAATATCCAGATTTCAACAACTACTTGATTTTTGTATTGACTAAGCTTACATCAGAAG ATGAACCTACCAGATCTCTGAGTGGCTTGATCTTGAAGAACAATGTTCGAGCTCATTTTCACAAGTTTCCTGCTCCAGTAGCAGATTTCATACGTAGTGAATGTCTTTCTGCTATTGGAGATCCTTCTCCTCTTATACGGGCAACAGTTGGTATCCTCATCACTACCATCTCTTCAAGAGGAGAATTGGCCAACTGGCCAGAGTTGTTGCCTAAGCTTTGCCAAATGCTAGACTCACAG GATTACAATGTTTGTGAGGGTTCATTTGGAGCTCTTCAAAAAATCTGTGAGGATTCATCTGAGATTCTTGACAGTGATGCATTAAACAGgccattaaatattttgatCCCCAAGTTTCTTCAGTTTTTCCAACATAGTAGTTCAAAAATCAG ATCACATGCCTTGGCCTGTGTGAATCAGTTCATCATGAGTAGGACGCAAGCTTTAATGATCCATATAGATGCATTTCTGCAG GGCTTGATGCATTTGGCTGCTGATGATGACGCGGAAGTTCGTAAAAATGTTTGCCGAGCATTAGTTATGCTTCTCGATGTACGAATGGATCGGCTAGTTCCTCACATGCATAATATAATTGAG TACATGCTAGGTAGGACACAAGATGGAAATGAAACGGTTGCCTTAGAGGCTTGCGAATTTTGGCTTTCGCTGGCAGACCAGCCCATTTGTAAAGAAGTTCTTAGCCCTCACCTTGCCAAGTTGGTCCCAGTTTTGGTTAAAGGGATGAGATACTCGGAAATCGACATTATCCTCCTCAAG GGAGATgtagaagaagacgaaatgaTACCTGATCGGGAGCAGGATATTCGGCCGCGTTTCCATAAATCTCGAACCCACACTCTTCATCGCGATGGAGCCGAAAGCGGTCGTCCTGCCAATGCTGACGGGGAAATTcctgaagatgaagaagatcTCGAAGAAGGTGACGAAGATGACGGCATGGACTCGGACAGCGCACTCTCGGACTGGAACCTTA GAAAATGCAGTGCCGCCGCACTTGACGTTTTAGCAAACGTTTTTAAAGACGATTTGCTACCTGTTCTTTTACCAATTCTGAAGGAGACGCTTTTCCATGCGGATTGGGAGATAAAAGAGTCTGGAATTTTGGCACTTGGAGCGATTGCTGaag GTTGCATGACAGGAATGGTAGCTCACTTACCTGAGTTGGTTCCATTCTTGATCAACTGTttgtcggagaaaaaggcttTAGTACGAGCTATCACATGCTGGACACTCAGTCGCTACGCTCATTGGGTAGTAGGCCAACCTCATGATCAGTATTTGAAACCACTAATGACTGAG TTGCTAAAACGGATCTTAGATGGCAACAAGCGAGTTCAAGAAGCCGCTTGTTCAGCTTTTGCCACTCTTGAGGAAGAGGCATGCACAGAATTGGTGCCCTATTTGGGTTTCATTTTGGAGACACTAGTGTACGCCTTTAGCAAATATCAGCATAAGAACTTGTTGATTCTTTACGACGCAATCGGTACGCTGGCCGATTCGGTGGGCCATCATCTAAACAAGCCTGACTACATAAACCTACTGATGCCACCGTTAATCACTAAATGGAATGTGCTCAAAGATGAAGACAAAGATCTGTTCCCGTTACTTGAA TGTTTATCCAGTGTGGCAACAGCCTTGCAGTCTGGTTTTCTCCCCTACTGCGAACCAGTATTTCGCCGCTGCATCTCTTTAGTGGAGCAGACACTAAATCAGCACATT GCTAGTATGCAGCAGCCCGATCAGTTTGAAGCGCCTGACAAGGACTTCATGATTGTAGCCCTTGATCTCTTGTCCGGACTAACAGAAGGATTAGGCGGCCATATTGAACGTCTTATAGTCGCTTCTAATATTATGCAACTTCTCTATCAGAGCATGCAG GATCCGATGCCTGAAGTTCGTCAATCGTCATTTGCCTTGTTGGGTGACTTGACAAAAGCTTGTTTTCAACACGTTCTTTCTTGTTTAC CCGAATTCCTGCCCATTCTTGGACAAAATTTGAATCCTGAATTCATCTCAGTTTGTAATAACGCTACTTGGGCTATAGGCGAAATAGCAGTAAAACTCG gAAACGAGATGCACAATTATATTCCACTATTTTTGAATCAGCTGATTGCCATCATTAATCGACCTAACACGCCAAAAACTTTGTTGGAAAATACAG CCATTACCTTAGGTCGTCTGGGCTTTGTGTGTCCCCACGACGTGGCTCCTCATTTGCAACAGTTCGCCCAACGATG gTGTATGTCGCTTCGAAACATCCGAGACAATGAAGAGAAGGATTCTGCCTTTCGTGGGATGTGTAACATGATAGCTGTTAATCCTGGCGGCATTGTGCAcgatttcatcttcttctgcGACGCGGTTGCTTCATGGGTCAGTCCACGACCAGACCTCAAGGAGCAATTTGTCAAA ATTCTCCAAGGCTTCAAAAGTCAAGTTGGTGAGGAGGGCTGGAAACGTTTCACGGATCAATTTCCGCCGCCACTTCGCGAAAGGATGTCTCAGCAATATGGTGTCTGA
- the LOC130688837 gene encoding E3 ubiquitin-protein ligase TRIM32-like — MAVSLSSHLMNFNDDTVYDKQVAQMDEIEDLSTCSVCFSEYNSDKRIAKFLPCFHTFCLECLRSLSSSTVIITCPLCRNTFTCNNGVDNLPSNMYALHIAKMSNKAERAKQLQRSLECWCLSCESVAKLACYFSNPKHTLVTIRGSTLKEAEDLQKLVKDIPLKKSLAIKKHKQVQAHLNSLMESLKQVEDGLKDQLMKNDLHLAGIMSLDDNLAFAQDKKDMTVAAVRETVNKIAFQCDESLAEVANIAEYYESQKRIRILLNLRNSDNQVIPTFSLFEDGFYSNWSTAENLSTTDRNLMLVSHLVFTILKRWKIALKVQLPPSSMFTAGSLSSIENRHPPPQLPTVIAPSTSSSVPSTTMSPSVVEQPLNKPSSAWGPAPTLSYSQVLNLPKPLQPPKPVSQASSELPSFTFRFGQKGNSKFNLSSKFLGEVLVKIRLSSHVTFMQELIYFCRKPREMSRRIIKASPGMFITVQAENPLMLEAMPAMHSLGTWESQERTKDAWDVGINSVLDADGQVVAWKLIFLLEKFKPNNMEVAMLFGKVLDGKEILQQMASRTKQDRFNLQVTVKTV, encoded by the exons ATGGCTGTAAGCCTTTCGTCTCATTTAATGAATTTCAATGACGACACCGTGTACGACAAGCAAGTTGCCCAAATGGATGAGATTGAAGATCTGAGTACATGCTCAGTCTGTTTTTCAGAGTATAACAGTGATAAGCGAATCGCCAAGTTTCTCCCTTGTTTCCATACATTTTGCCTGGAGTGCCTTAGG TCACTGTCTTCATCCACTGTTATAATAACATGTCCTCTTTGTCGGAACACATTTACATGCAACAACGGTGTTGATAATCTTCCATCTAACATGTATGCCCTCCATATTGCCAAAATGTCCAACAAAGCTGAGAGAGCTAAACAGTTGCAAAGATC GTTGGAATGCTGGTGCCTGTCCTGTGAGTCAGTTGCCAAATTGGCTTGCTATTTCAGTAACCCGAAACATACTCTTGTAACCATAAGAGGTAGCACTCTCAAAGAAGCAGAAGATCTTCAAAAGTTGGTAAAAGATATCCCATTGAAAAAGTCATTGGCTATTAAAAAGCATAAACAAGTGCAAGCCCATCTGAACTCCTTAATGGAATCACTGAAGCAAGTTGAAGATGGACTAAAAGATCAGCTAATGAAAAATGATCTTCATCTAGCAGGAATAATGTCTTTAGATGACAATCTTGCTTTTGCGCAAGATAAGAAAGATATGACTGTCGCAGCTGTTAGGGAAACTGTCAACAAGATTGCTTTCCAGTGCGACGAATCGTTGGCCGAAGTGGCAAATATTGCCGAATATTACGAATCACAGAAAAGGATTAGAATCCTTTTAAATCTTCGAAATTCAGACAATCAAGTCATCCCAACGTTTTCTTTATTCGAAGATGGTTTTTACAGCAACTGGTCAACAGCGGAAAACTTGTCTACCACAGATCGAAATCTTATGCTTGTATCGCATCTGGTCTTCACAATCTTGAAGCGATGGAAGATTGCTTTGAAGGTCCAATTACCTCCGAGTTCTATGTTTACAGCAGGCAGCCTGTCTTCTATCGAAAACCGACATCCTCCACCACAGCTTCCCACTGTAATCGCACCTTCCACATCTTCCAGCGTCCCGTCAACTACGATGTCCCCTAGTGTTGTCGAGCAACCACTGAATAAACCTTCAAGTGCATGGGGCCCAGCTCCCACGCTGAGCTACTCGCAAGTGCTCAATTTGCCAAAACCCTTGCAGCCTCCGAAACCAGTTTCACAAGCTAGCAGTGAATTACCTAGTTTCACCTTCCGGTTTGGCCAAAAAGGAAACAGCAAATTCAACCTCTCCAGCAAATTTCTCGGCGAAGTCCTGGTGAAAATAAGGCTTTCATCACACGTTACGTTCATGCAAGAATTAATTTACTTTTGCCGTAAGCCAAGAGAAATGTCAAGACGTATCATTAAG GCTTCTCCTGGGATGTTCATCACTGTCCAAGCCGAGAATCCACTGATGCTTGAGGCAATGCCAGCTATGCATTCCCTGGGCACATGGGAGAGCCAGGAACGAACAAAGGATGCCTGGGACGTTGGCATAAACTCGGTCTTAGATGCGGACGGCCAGGTCGTTGCCTGGAAACTAATCTTTCTTctagaaaaatttaaacccaACAACATGGAGGTGGCCATGCTTTTTGGAAAAGTTCTGGATGGCAAAGAAATTTTACAGCAGATGGCTTCAAGAACCAAACAGGATCGTTTCAACCTGCAAGTTACCGTTAAAACAGTTTAA
- the LOC132088289 gene encoding nascent polypeptide-associated complex subunit alpha, muscle-specific form-like, whose translation MLPQPSQLCAILGNCNPQAPLQAFGTVTNAAAALMGFPAPSSPSMTYPSAGTMAYPAPMAPVPAMPMYSTATTLAPREEAPSLPSPTPMGYPAPPAALSSPMGYPTISASTPAPSAPVTMGYPAPMALPAAPMALSPVSMSYSATPAPTGYPAPSAATPTPMGYATLPSTTAAPAVYPSPPVMAAAPMGYLATPSTMSTISTSAAMSYPSPPTTMQMPMGYTTAPASASAPMVASPIPLSLPSAPMSYAAPPMATPSQMGYSAPFASIQSPMGYPLPPASLPALTSIPHRWPLRHLLQWAILHLRHLHLHFQRCRFQRCNTSPYLMSSALPIITPRPYLINLSLTY comes from the exons ATGCTTCCTCAACCAAGCCAGCTGTGCGCCATACTCGGCAATTGCAATCCTCAAG CTCCACTCCAGGCATTTGGTACCGTAACGAATGCTGCCGCCGCTCTAATGGGTTTCCCAGCACCTTCTTCGCCGTCGATGACCTACCCCTCTGCAGGAACCATGGCTTACCCTGCTCCTATGGCACCTGTTCCTGCAATGCCAATGTATTCCACTGCTACCACACTTGCCCCT CGCGAGGAAGCACCTTCCTTGCCTTCACCCACTCCAATGGGATATCCTGCACCCCCGGCAGCTCTGTCTTCGCCAATGGGCTATCCTACAATTTCAGCATCTACACCAGCACCGTCAGCACCCGTAACTATGGGTTATCCCGCACCAATGGCACTTCCGGCTGCACCTATGGCACTTTCACCAGTATCAATGAGCTACTCTGCTACGCCGGCACCAACAGGCTATCCCGCACCTTCGGCAGCCACACCTACACCGATGGGATATGCTACACTTCCATCAACTACGGCAGCACCCGCAGTCTATCCTTCACCCCCAGTTATGGCTGCTGCACCAATGGGCTATCTTGCAACTCCATCCACTATGTCCACTATCAGTACATCGGCAGCGATGAGTTATCCTTCACCTCCAACAACTATGCAAATGCCAATGGGTTACACCACAGCTCCTGCCTCAGCGTCTGCCCCGATGGTCGCTTCCCCGATTCCTTTGTCACTCCCATCCGCACCGATGAGTTATGCTGCACCTCCTATGGCTACACCTTCTCAAATGGGCTACTCTGCACCTTTTGCGTCTATACAATCACCGATGGGCTATCCCTTACCACCGGCATCTTTGCCCGCATTAACGAGCATTCCGCACCGTTGGCCCCTACGGCATCTGCTGCAATGGGCTATCCTGCATCTGCGGCACCTACACCTGCACTTTCAGCGATGTCGTTTTCAGCGATGCAACACCTCCCCCTATTTAATGAGTTCCGCACTTCCTATAATTACTCCCCGTCCATATCTGATTAATCTCTCTTTAACCTATTAA
- the LOC130688844 gene encoding arrestin domain-containing protein 17-like translates to MGIESLTIELDDPAGIYFPGEEVSGVVHISNVNSKILKGIYLECQGYAKFCFNELSSETYYSAEETYLDLKIPLINNEGRETFELVSGVHQFPFAFLLPTKIPSSFQTEMLEKFGYGHVKYSIKVVLKRSSRQANRETCYIPFTGVLKPSWKPNYEYVLAFTVKTIVDLNAIPKAALPTQAIKTKPVFRWFCCRSGLITVKLYVDRTGYVAGETIFLHADVDNQSMTTLLGATVFLIESVDFHTHNKSKTYERVLCEQKRRGRVFQEAPQVFSIVVPTMTPSYLHFCDIIDVSYKIEFRLIDSEALAPKLVVPLEIVVGNVPFRTRAQPSLNLTETYQ, encoded by the exons ATGGGTATAGAAAGTCTTACGATAGAATTAGATGATCCTGCTGGAATTTACTTCCCTGGAGAAGAAGTGTCTGGAGTAGTTCACATCTCAAATGTTAACAGCAAAATACTGAAAG GAATATACCTGGAATGTCAAGGCTATGCAAAATTCTGTTTCAATGAATTAAGTAGCGAGACATACTATTCAGCTGAAGAAACTTATCTAGACCTGAAAATTCCTCTAATTAACAATGAAG gTAGAGAAACATTTGAGCTTGTCAGTGGGGTTCACCAATTTCCATTTGCTTTTCTACTTCCAACAAAAATTCCCTCATCATTTCAAACTGAGATGTTGGAGAAATTTGGCTATGGCCATGTCAAGTACTCGATCAAAGTAGTTTTGAAAAGGTCTTCACGCCAAGCAAATCGAGAAACCTGCTACATTCCATTCACT GGAGTTTTGAAGCCGTCATGGAAACCAAATTACGAATATGTGCTCGCTTTTACGGTCAAAACCATTGTTGACTTAAATGCAATACCAAAAGCAGca TTACCAACACAAGCAATAAAAACCAAGCCCGTTTTTCGTTGGTTTTGCTGCCGGTCTGGACTTATAACGGTAAAACTGTATGTAGACCGTACAGGCTATGTCGCAGGTGAAACCATTTTCTTGCATGCAGATGTAGACAACCAAAGCATGACTACATTGCTTGGTGCAACGGTTTTTCTCATTGAg AGCGTGGATTTTCATACCCACAACAAATCCAAAACCTACGAACGCGTCTTGTGTGAACAGAAACGGCGAGGAAGAGTGTTCCAAGAAGCACCGCAAGTGTTCTCAATCGTCGTCCCTACAATGACACCATCCTATTTGCATTTTTGCGATATTATTGACGTCTCCTACAAAATTGAG TTCCGATTGATAGACTCTGAAGCACTTGCACCAAAGTTAGTGGTGCCACTTGAAATTGTGGTGGGGAATGTTCCCTTTCGCACTAGAGCCCAACCGTCACTCAATCTTACTGAAACTTACCAGTAA